Proteins from one Cellulosilyticum lentocellum DSM 5427 genomic window:
- a CDS encoding peptidase U32 family protein, which translates to MSRFFNGQEVELLAPAGNFEIFKEVIQTGADAVYFGGKNFNMRMHRKDFNFTQEEIRQAVEMAHALNKKVYITVNNLLSHEDLKHIEDYLVFLNEVGPDALIVQDVCLIEKIKEMKLDLTIHASVMMNVHNLPMIKTLRNLGVTRIVASREMSLAQIKALHVQTDMEFEYFVHGDMCIAHGAQCTYSGMVFGQSSNRGRCMKPCRWGYKAIKDNKLYDTTYPLAVKDMAMYSHIPELIDAGVVSFKIEGRMRSMDYLATIIKAYSEAIDRYIQDPIDYNREQDLALLKANRNRDLSTAYAFGKPGLQNINRRYEGTGKFYSTGKVFSQPVEEIEMKEERLQVIREVLTGNQVITKGPELTIRVNDYESAVLALSLGVEHIYLSGDTYEPSKPFSVAQIKDLTTRKAGSKIYLALPRMMYEEDFKVYHHYLSQDLGLDGLLITELGAIGEYKHLGLELIGDFSLNVYNAEMAKFYQHQGLERITLSIESPLYNTRDFLAASSMPVEVIVHGRPAVMYMEHDLYDNTKALAGAELDETHYKEGILYLIDDKGYEHPIYRDCKGRNHMLLTKELAYLPFIEALYKAGATYFRIEGASYNCEELEHIIRLYQAAQKAIVQKEEMPQFIRGEKGYTLGALQFD; encoded by the coding sequence ATGAGTAGGTTTTTTAATGGTCAAGAGGTAGAGCTCCTAGCACCAGCAGGAAACTTTGAAATTTTTAAGGAAGTCATTCAAACCGGTGCAGATGCCGTTTATTTTGGTGGCAAGAACTTTAATATGCGTATGCATCGTAAAGATTTTAATTTTACACAGGAAGAAATAAGACAGGCCGTGGAAATGGCCCATGCTTTAAATAAGAAGGTCTATATTACAGTTAACAATTTATTAAGTCATGAGGATCTTAAGCATATAGAAGATTATTTGGTCTTTCTAAACGAAGTGGGACCAGATGCACTTATTGTGCAAGATGTTTGCTTAATAGAGAAAATAAAAGAGATGAAGCTTGATTTAACTATTCATGCATCAGTTATGATGAATGTTCACAATTTACCTATGATTAAAACCCTAAGAAATCTAGGTGTAACGAGAATAGTAGCGTCTAGAGAAATGTCTCTAGCTCAAATTAAGGCCCTACATGTTCAAACAGATATGGAATTTGAATATTTTGTTCATGGTGACATGTGTATTGCCCATGGGGCACAATGTACTTATTCAGGGATGGTTTTTGGACAAAGTAGTAACAGAGGACGTTGCATGAAGCCTTGTCGTTGGGGGTACAAAGCCATAAAAGACAACAAGCTTTATGATACAACTTATCCTTTAGCGGTAAAAGATATGGCCATGTATAGCCATATTCCTGAATTAATTGATGCAGGCGTTGTTTCCTTTAAAATAGAGGGACGTATGCGTAGTATGGATTACTTAGCAACCATTATTAAGGCTTATAGTGAAGCCATAGATCGTTATATACAAGACCCCATTGATTACAACCGAGAACAGGATTTAGCACTGCTAAAAGCAAATCGTAATAGAGATTTATCAACAGCTTATGCTTTTGGTAAGCCAGGACTTCAAAATATTAATAGGCGTTATGAAGGAACTGGTAAATTCTACAGCACAGGTAAAGTGTTTAGCCAGCCAGTAGAAGAAATCGAAATGAAAGAAGAACGTTTGCAGGTTATTAGAGAAGTTTTAACAGGAAACCAAGTAATAACTAAAGGACCTGAACTGACGATTCGCGTTAATGATTATGAGAGTGCAGTATTAGCACTGAGCTTAGGTGTAGAACATATTTACTTATCAGGAGATACGTATGAGCCAAGTAAACCTTTTTCAGTAGCACAAATAAAGGACCTTACGACACGTAAAGCAGGTAGTAAAATTTATTTGGCTTTACCACGTATGATGTACGAAGAAGATTTTAAAGTGTATCATCATTATTTAAGTCAAGACTTGGGCTTAGATGGCCTTTTAATAACGGAGCTTGGTGCTATTGGTGAGTATAAACATTTAGGACTTGAGCTAATAGGGGATTTCTCATTAAATGTATATAATGCAGAGATGGCTAAATTTTACCAGCATCAAGGCTTAGAGCGTATAACCTTATCTATTGAATCACCCCTCTATAATACAAGAGACTTTTTAGCGGCAAGCAGCATGCCAGTAGAAGTCATTGTTCATGGTAGACCGGCTGTGATGTATATGGAACATGATTTATATGATAATACAAAAGCTTTAGCAGGAGCTGAATTAGATGAAACTCATTATAAAGAAGGCATTTTATACCTAATAGATGATAAGGGGTACGAACATCCTATTTATCGTGATTGTAAAGGTAGAAATCATATGTTATTAACCAAAGAATTAGCTTACCTACCCTTTATAGAGGCGCTTTATAAAGCAGGAGCTACGTATTTTCGTATAGAAGGTGCTAGTTATAACTGTGAGGAGTTAGAACACATCATTAGGCTTTATCAAGCCGCACAAAAAGCAATTGTTCAAAAAGAGGAAATGCCGCAGTTTATAAGAGGAGAAAAGGGCTATACATTAGGTGCATTGCAATTTGACTAG
- a CDS encoding menaquinone biosynthesis decarboxylase: protein MSYKNLQSFIKKLEEEGQLVRVKKEVDSYLEITEITDRVSKAYGPALLFEKVKGSPYPVLINAMGTYERMSMALSAKNFKTLEEDLARFLDMTNYMGIMNLAKSAPRLSRLASVFPIKLPTKGSCQEVIETKPDLTKLPVLHCWPQDGGPFFTLPLVITKDPETGVQNMGMYRMQVFDKNTTGMHWHWHKDGREIYESYKKRGGKMPVSVVLGGDPAIIYAATAPLPKMIDEMMFAGYLRKMPVKMVKSITSDISVPAEAEFVIEGYVDVNEQPRREGPFGDHTGYYSLEDDYPVFHVTCITHKKNPVYPATIVGQPPMEDCYIGKATERLFLPLLRMISPEVVDMDFPLEGVFHGCVIMSIKKRFPAHAKKVMNTAWGMGQMMYTKMVIVVDEDIKPSDYEAVASCILKNTRPKLDMIFSPGPLDALDHASPMSHYGYRLGVDATRKWPSEGDMSLWHEKEPVEACVPFDLTDFKEVIQEGAVLTNGILKGYTVVAIHKTDGSAAKGLTEAFLKAPKVESKVLILVDADIPVDKVSIVCWKLFNNIDAKRDITVQEIAIDDVRVVIDATKKLPSEGHERIWPDDIVMSEAVKTYVTNNWEAYKIDKNH, encoded by the coding sequence ATGAGTTATAAAAATTTACAAAGCTTTATTAAAAAGCTAGAGGAAGAAGGACAACTTGTAAGAGTTAAAAAAGAAGTAGATTCTTATTTGGAAATTACGGAGATTACGGACCGTGTTTCTAAGGCTTATGGGCCTGCTTTACTATTTGAAAAAGTAAAAGGCTCTCCTTACCCTGTACTTATTAATGCCATGGGAACTTATGAGCGTATGAGTATGGCGTTAAGTGCTAAAAACTTTAAGACTTTAGAAGAAGATTTAGCAAGATTTCTGGATATGACCAATTACATGGGCATTATGAACTTAGCTAAATCAGCACCACGTTTAAGCCGGCTGGCTTCTGTTTTTCCAATTAAGCTCCCTACCAAAGGAAGCTGTCAAGAAGTGATTGAAACCAAGCCGGATTTAACAAAATTGCCAGTGCTTCATTGTTGGCCTCAAGATGGCGGCCCCTTTTTTACCTTGCCATTGGTCATTACAAAAGACCCAGAAACAGGTGTGCAAAATATGGGCATGTATCGTATGCAAGTGTTTGATAAGAACACCACAGGGATGCACTGGCATTGGCATAAAGATGGTCGTGAAATTTATGAAAGCTATAAAAAGCGTGGAGGTAAGATGCCGGTATCAGTGGTTTTGGGAGGTGACCCAGCCATTATTTATGCAGCAACAGCACCTCTGCCTAAAATGATAGATGAGATGATGTTTGCAGGGTATCTTAGAAAAATGCCAGTTAAAATGGTAAAATCCATTACCAGTGATATTTCTGTGCCAGCTGAAGCTGAGTTTGTCATTGAAGGTTATGTAGACGTTAATGAACAGCCAAGAAGAGAAGGACCATTTGGTGATCATACGGGTTATTATTCCTTAGAAGATGATTATCCAGTTTTTCATGTGACTTGTATTACCCATAAGAAAAACCCCGTTTATCCAGCGACTATTGTAGGGCAACCACCTATGGAAGATTGCTATATAGGAAAAGCAACAGAGCGTTTGTTTTTACCATTGCTTCGTATGATCAGTCCAGAAGTAGTGGACATGGATTTTCCGTTAGAAGGTGTTTTTCATGGCTGTGTCATTATGTCTATTAAAAAACGTTTTCCAGCACATGCTAAAAAAGTGATGAATACCGCATGGGGAATGGGACAAATGATGTATACCAAAATGGTCATTGTAGTAGATGAGGATATCAAACCAAGTGACTATGAAGCCGTAGCAAGTTGTATTCTTAAGAATACAAGGCCAAAGCTAGATATGATCTTTTCACCAGGGCCACTAGATGCACTGGATCATGCATCGCCAATGTCGCATTACGGCTATCGTTTAGGTGTTGATGCTACTCGTAAATGGCCATCTGAAGGAGATATGAGTTTATGGCATGAAAAAGAGCCAGTTGAAGCATGCGTCCCATTTGACCTAACTGATTTTAAAGAGGTGATTCAAGAAGGAGCGGTTTTAACAAATGGTATTTTAAAAGGGTATACTGTAGTAGCTATTCATAAAACTGATGGCAGCGCAGCTAAAGGCCTGACAGAAGCCTTTTTAAAAGCGCCAAAGGTAGAATCTAAGGTTCTCATTTTAGTAGATGCGGATATTCCAGTAGACAAAGTATCCATTGTATGTTGGAAACTCTTTAATAATATTGATGCCAAACGAGATATAACGGTACAAGAAATAGCTATAGATGATGTAAGAGTGGTAATTGATGCGACTAAAAAACTACCTTCAGAAGGACATGAACGTATCTGGCCAGATGATATTGTTATGAGTGAGGCCGTTAAAACATATGTAACAAATAATTGGGAGGCCTATAAAATTGATAAAAATCATTAA
- a CDS encoding P1 family peptidase, translated as MKVIELTEIENIKIGHADNQVAATGCTVIICEQGAPTGIDIRGGGPASRETQLLNPLAACDKIHAVLLSGGSAFGLDAAGGVMSYLEDRGIGFDVGVTKVPLVSTSCLFDLQVGDTQARPDVEMGYAACLAAELNEPREGNVGAGTGATVGKYKGVSGMMKSGIGMYAVELGDLKVGALVAVNALGDVKDEVSGAILAGLLNEEQTAFLNTEEMLYKEATQQKNLFTGNTTLGVIITNGAFNKVQMTKIAAMAQNGLAKTICPVHTTADGDSVYAMSVGEVAADINVVGTLAAKVMAKAINRAVLMAEPAYGLKVAADFMINSK; from the coding sequence ATGAAAGTTATTGAATTAACGGAAATAGAAAATATTAAAATAGGTCATGCAGATAATCAAGTAGCTGCTACTGGTTGCACTGTCATTATTTGTGAGCAAGGTGCTCCAACAGGTATAGATATACGCGGAGGAGGACCTGCTTCAAGAGAAACCCAGCTTCTTAATCCTTTAGCAGCTTGTGATAAAATTCATGCAGTGCTTTTAAGTGGTGGTAGTGCTTTTGGCTTAGATGCTGCAGGTGGCGTGATGAGCTACTTAGAAGACAGAGGGATTGGTTTTGATGTAGGTGTAACTAAGGTACCTTTAGTAAGTACTTCCTGCTTATTTGATCTTCAAGTAGGTGATACTCAAGCAAGACCTGATGTAGAAATGGGCTATGCTGCATGTCTTGCAGCCGAGTTAAATGAGCCTAGAGAAGGTAATGTAGGTGCGGGAACTGGTGCTACAGTAGGTAAATATAAAGGGGTTTCTGGTATGATGAAATCTGGTATAGGCATGTATGCCGTGGAGCTAGGAGATTTAAAAGTAGGTGCTTTGGTGGCTGTGAATGCCTTGGGCGATGTGAAGGATGAAGTATCCGGGGCTATTTTAGCAGGTTTATTAAATGAAGAGCAAACCGCCTTTTTAAATACAGAAGAAATGCTTTATAAAGAAGCTACCCAGCAGAAAAACTTATTCACAGGGAATACGACTTTAGGAGTCATTATAACGAATGGAGCCTTTAATAAGGTGCAAATGACTAAGATTGCAGCTATGGCTCAAAATGGATTAGCAAAAACCATTTGTCCAGTGCATACTACAGCCGATGGTGATAGTGTTTATGCAATGTCAGTAGGTGAAGTAGCCGCAGATATAAATGTAGTAGGCACATTAGCAGCCAAAGTAATGGCGAAAGCTATTAATAGAGCCGTTTTAATGGCTGAACCAGCTTACGGTTTAAAAGTAGCCGCCGATTTTATGATTAACTCAAAATAG
- a CDS encoding ECF transporter S component: MNTTKKTTQFTRLALLAALLVVLGCTPLGFISIPPISITLMHIPVIIGSLMLGATYGGVLGLVFGLVSMLKAATSPNPADLVFSPFASGMPLASLVMCIGPRVILGISPAILNKLLFKVLKKQAINFTISACISTAVHTILVLGCLSLFFKAIPVQEIFMYIIGVNGVLEMVAAGVLATGVCVPLKKNHVI; the protein is encoded by the coding sequence ATGAATACAACAAAAAAGACTACACAATTTACAAGGCTGGCATTACTAGCAGCCCTATTGGTGGTACTTGGATGCACCCCTCTTGGATTTATATCCATTCCCCCAATATCCATCACTTTAATGCATATTCCTGTTATTATTGGTTCGCTTATGTTAGGAGCAACCTATGGTGGTGTTTTAGGTTTAGTTTTTGGCTTAGTGAGTATGCTTAAAGCAGCTACTTCGCCTAATCCAGCAGATCTAGTTTTTTCACCTTTTGCAAGTGGAATGCCACTAGCTTCCCTTGTTATGTGTATTGGACCTCGAGTGATTTTAGGTATATCGCCAGCTATTTTAAATAAGCTGTTATTTAAGGTTTTGAAGAAGCAGGCTATTAACTTCACTATTAGTGCATGCATTTCAACAGCTGTACATACCATTCTTGTATTAGGATGCTTAAGTTTATTTTTTAAAGCCATACCAGTACAGGAGATTTTTATGTATATTATTGGGGTTAATGGTGTATTAGAAATGGTGGCAGCTGGGGTATTGGCTACAGGTGTTTGTGTGCCACTTAAGAAAAATCATGTGATATAA
- a CDS encoding aspartate aminotransferase family protein, with protein MDSLKEQVIENKQNYLCPPSWNHFYKEPPVIVKGEMQYLYDDTGKKYLDFFSGVSVMNCGHCNPEIIEPAIAQMRTLQHTSIIYLTEQMGELARRLSGLLPGDICRSFFCCTGSEANETALLMARLYTGKKEFIAIKNGLHGRTHLTMSTTAIPMWRSDPYLSDAVHFAENTFIYGEDIETAAKKSLESIRRIIEMRGKDNIAALIMEPIQGNGGIITPPPHYFKALKALLEANDILLIIDEVQTGFARTGKLFAISHYEVVPDILTVAKALGNGMPISAACTNEKIAMAFNKPSASTLGGNPVCSTTALAVLDYIEKYDLCQRAETLGKQLMQGLKLLQEKYPILADVRGMGLMVGVEVRHLNGMAAPELVDDILEALKECGIILGKNGLERNVLAFQPPLVITPENVKDLLDALDSILAGIAINKAALYND; from the coding sequence ATGGATTCATTAAAGGAGCAAGTGATTGAAAATAAACAAAATTATTTGTGTCCACCTAGCTGGAATCATTTTTACAAAGAGCCACCAGTAATCGTAAAAGGTGAGATGCAGTATTTATATGATGATACGGGCAAAAAGTATTTAGACTTTTTTTCAGGTGTTTCGGTAATGAACTGTGGTCATTGTAATCCGGAAATTATTGAGCCAGCTATTGCTCAAATGCGTACATTACAGCACACTAGTATTATTTATTTAACAGAGCAAATGGGAGAATTAGCAAGACGCTTAAGTGGACTTTTACCAGGTGATATATGTCGTTCTTTTTTCTGCTGCACAGGTTCTGAAGCTAACGAAACAGCTTTATTAATGGCTAGACTTTATACAGGGAAAAAAGAGTTTATTGCTATAAAAAATGGTCTCCATGGGCGAACACATTTAACTATGAGTACTACGGCGATACCTATGTGGCGAAGTGATCCTTATTTATCTGATGCCGTTCATTTTGCAGAAAATACATTTATTTATGGTGAAGACATAGAAACAGCAGCTAAGAAGTCTTTAGAAAGTATTAGAAGAATCATTGAGATGAGAGGCAAAGATAATATTGCAGCACTTATTATGGAACCTATTCAAGGTAATGGTGGGATTATTACACCACCACCTCACTATTTTAAGGCACTTAAAGCACTTTTAGAAGCCAATGATATTTTACTTATTATAGATGAAGTGCAAACTGGCTTTGCACGTACAGGAAAGCTTTTTGCTATCTCACATTATGAGGTGGTACCAGATATTTTAACAGTAGCTAAAGCACTAGGTAATGGTATGCCTATATCAGCAGCTTGCACCAATGAAAAGATTGCTATGGCCTTTAATAAACCATCCGCTTCTACTTTAGGAGGTAATCCAGTTTGTAGTACCACGGCTTTAGCAGTGCTAGATTATATTGAAAAATATGACTTATGTCAGCGTGCAGAAACCTTAGGAAAACAATTGATGCAGGGACTAAAACTACTTCAAGAAAAGTATCCTATTTTAGCAGATGTAAGAGGTATGGGACTTATGGTAGGCGTAGAAGTACGTCACTTAAATGGAATGGCAGCACCAGAACTGGTAGATGATATATTAGAAGCTTTAAAAGAATGTGGCATCATTTTAGGTAAAAATGGCTTAGAAAGAAATGTCTTAGCCTTTCAGCCACCATTAGTGATTACGCCAGAGAATGTCAAGGATTTATTAGATGCATTAGATAGCATTTTAGCTGGAATAGCAATAAATAAAGCCGCTTTATACAACGACTAG
- a CDS encoding metallophosphoesterase, translated as MKHKTKLYLKRSILILVLMIVTLAFYHGLVIRHYVFETSKLDSETKLRLVTLADLHSHIYGHQQQDLIDKIKKAKPDIIVMVGDMIDDEAPITGMELLLEGLQGVAPMYYVTGNHEYWSGQIKEIKAFMRKYQVTVLEQEYKVLHVKGNKVILAGLDDVAGFEEESIWEIEAKMAFKELEHEEGYKILLSHRPDLVGVYKELPFDLVIAGHTHGGIIRIPYFSNGFFAANQKLFPDYVGGLYKEEGFNLVVSRGLSAEVIPPRLFNPPEITLIELIGEK; from the coding sequence ATGAAGCACAAAACCAAGCTCTATCTCAAAAGGAGTATTTTGATACTCGTATTAATGATAGTTACCCTAGCTTTTTATCATGGCTTAGTGATTCGCCACTATGTGTTTGAAACCTCTAAACTTGATTCTGAAACAAAATTACGTCTTGTTACTTTAGCAGACTTGCATAGTCATATTTATGGGCATCAGCAGCAGGATTTAATTGATAAAATTAAAAAAGCAAAGCCAGATATTATTGTAATGGTAGGAGATATGATAGATGATGAAGCCCCTATTACAGGAATGGAATTACTTTTAGAGGGACTTCAAGGAGTGGCTCCTATGTACTATGTAACAGGAAATCATGAATATTGGTCTGGACAGATCAAGGAAATTAAAGCATTTATGCGGAAGTATCAGGTCACTGTTTTAGAGCAAGAATACAAGGTCCTTCATGTAAAAGGGAACAAGGTTATTTTAGCAGGATTAGATGATGTGGCAGGGTTTGAGGAAGAAAGTATATGGGAAATAGAAGCAAAGATGGCTTTTAAAGAACTAGAGCATGAAGAAGGCTATAAGATTCTTTTAAGCCATAGGCCAGATTTGGTAGGTGTTTATAAGGAACTACCTTTTGACCTTGTGATTGCAGGGCATACCCACGGGGGTATTATTCGCATACCTTATTTTAGTAATGGTTTTTTTGCTGCTAACCAAAAGCTTTTTCCAGATTATGTAGGTGGCTTGTATAAAGAAGAGGGATTCAACTTAGTTGTAAGTAGAGGTTTATCCGCTGAGGTCATCCCTCCTCGTTTATTTAATCCACCAGAAATTACATTAATTGAATTAATAGGGGAAAAATAA
- a CDS encoding CBS domain-containing protein translates to MLIKNIMIPVSDLTTLRMTHTAKEALEVIDSKALLSLPVVDGKQFVGIISKRYILEEYFNSEEDKATFLKRPISDFMKTKIQCLSSEDLVEEPIKLLCNRNIQFIPVVDEAGHFAGIVTHKAVFATFKNALGIGYTRLAITTPDVKGRLAKLTELIAREKGNIISIVQLDPEVMHLKELIIRVEAENVQKLVKVLNENGFTVRRVD, encoded by the coding sequence ATGTTAATTAAGAATATCATGATTCCTGTAAGTGATTTAACCACTTTGAGGATGACACATACCGCTAAAGAAGCACTAGAAGTCATTGATTCAAAAGCCCTTCTTTCTTTACCTGTGGTGGATGGTAAACAGTTTGTAGGTATTATTTCTAAACGTTATATCCTAGAAGAATATTTTAATAGTGAAGAAGATAAGGCCACTTTTTTAAAACGTCCTATATCTGATTTTATGAAAACTAAAATTCAATGCTTATCCTCTGAAGATTTAGTAGAAGAACCTATTAAACTTCTTTGCAATCGCAATATTCAATTCATCCCCGTTGTAGATGAAGCTGGTCATTTTGCCGGTATTGTGACACATAAAGCTGTTTTTGCTACTTTTAAAAATGCTTTGGGTATAGGTTATACCAGATTAGCTATTACCACCCCTGATGTTAAAGGCCGTTTAGCCAAGCTTACCGAACTTATTGCTAGAGAAAAAGGGAATATCATCAGTATTGTTCAACTCGATCCTGAAGTCATGCATTTAAAAGAACTTATTATTCGAGTTGAAGCTGAAAATGTGCAAAAACTAGTTAAAGTGTTAAATGAAAATGGATTTACAGTAAGACGTGTTGACTAA